The Sesamum indicum cultivar Zhongzhi No. 13 linkage group LG6, S_indicum_v1.0, whole genome shotgun sequence genomic interval TAGCACAGGGGGACAGGAGGTGTAGGCATACCCACATAACAAGGCTTTGCTGCGAGTAATCAAGGGCTCGTCTCCCAGTAATAAGTTCCAACAGGAGGACTCCAAAGGCAAAAACATCAGTTTTCTCATCAACTATTCCATGCATCAAGAACTCGGGTGCTAGATAACTGCATAGACCATGATTAGGAGCAGTCTTTCTAGAGTTTTAACGAAGACGGAGCACTGAAATAGATCAAATAATAACAGGGAAACAGCAGGATCTACATACCCAAAAGTgccttcaaattttgaaacagTAAGGTGAGTCCAGAGATCTGGCAGCCATTTCGCAAGGCCAAAATCACATATCTGAATTGAAAGTAACAATTTACTCAGGCTATTTACGGGcatcgattgatttatttactaaaagatttatcaatatttgacTCATAATTCACATGTTAGAAGATCTAGCAACTATGTTCCACCAATTAACCAGACTCAAGAACTAAATAAGACATAATCAAATAAGCAAGAACAGAGAAGAGGAAACATCATTCCCATACTAGGCAGAAACATTTTTCGGGAGTACCTGAGGTTCAAAGTCCTCCGTAAGCAATATATTTGCAGCCTTAATATCTCGGTGAATGATCCTCCTTTGACAACCCTCATGAAGATACAGCAATCCCTTAGCTGTTCCCACTGCAACCTTGTACCTAATATCCCACTCCACCTTATCCCTGGAACCTGTAAAACAAAAGGCAAAAACAACTCAACTCAGACCCAAGAAATCACCGGAATGGCAGAAATAAACGAAAGCAAATCCCGAGACGTCACACTCACTGTGAAGCATAGAGGCCAAGCTTCCAATGGGAGAAAATTCAAGGACAAGGTACATTCCACCTTCAACACCATAGCCTATCACTTTAGCCGTATTGGGATGATTAACATGCGCCATTATCCCAAGTTCCGACAGAAAATCCCCTATCCTTTCTTCCATGGGTCCTTTCATCAAACGTTTGATCGCAACAAGCTGCCCCCCACGTAGACGGCCTCTATACACCTCAGCATAACCACCTTTTCCAATCAAATATCCTACTCAAGACAATAAATAACATTAACAAGACTCCCTAATAAAAGGATGCTTCTCGAAATTTAAGGATAAAAGCGACACACGTTACGTAGAGCTAACCTTGGCAAAAGTTGCTGGTCGCAGTTTGGAGTTCAGAGAAGCTAAAGTTCTTCCATTGAGGCTTAAAATAGTTCAGATCAGCATCTATTAGGGGATTCGACACGCTGCAAACTTCCTCCCTCATGCTACCACTAAACCTTTTTGATAAACTAAGGGCATTTAGAGGATGTAATGTGGCTAACTTTCTTTTTGATTTAAATCTCAACAACTGGAAAAATACAGCCCATCTTGAAGCCGGTTTGGGATCGACTGCTTCCGATTCCGAAGTACTTGCTTTTGATGAATCCGTTTCAGATTCTGCTGTTCTTAAGAAGTCCTCCAGAACAGTATCAGGTGAATAAacatttgttttctctttctctttctctttctccatACTTCAAATTCACAACTCTACCAAGAAACAGTTTCAGCAAAATCAATGAAGATTTTCATGaagtaaagaaagaaagaaagcaaattaAGGCTAACAGAGCATTCACGTCTACCAAGAAACAAAGTAAATTAAGGCTATCAGTTTTCAGCCTAATACTGCGAAAACTTCAATAAGAACAAAGACAAGGCAGAATTTATCGTTAAATGGTAGCAAAAGTTGGAAATGGGAAATCAATGTTAAAGAAGGATGGAGAACACAGCACTGATTTGCAAATCACAAAGTTGCCATCTTTCACTCCAAAACTTGGCTGATTATTTCGGGAAGCAGAATCAGAGAGAATTTTAGCAGAGGGGTAAGAAAATTTCTAATGATACCATTGAGATAAACCatcaaaaacagaaaacaatAGCACGAGCGACAGTAATACCATACGTACGCAGTATGAGAAAGCAAGCATAAAGAGACTCATACCATAGAACAGAAGCTCCCAGTACCCGAAATTCTGTCGAGAAATCCCagacaaaaaagaaacccAGAGGCGGACGGGACATAGGATGCAAACAAGACAATGTGAAGATAAGGACTGTAGCAACAGAGTGGTGGTTCTTGTTTTGTTCTTACAGCGCAAAACAAATCTTGAAACTTGTGGGTTTTGTTCTCACAACCCTTTTTTCCTGGAAACACTTggttttcactttttctttttcgttgTTGTTTATAGTCGGTGGAGCGCTAAGTGTGCATGAAGAAATGGAGATGATGATTACGTAAGGTGATTCTTCGAAGACAAGCTGCTGCTGTTGTGTTTACATAACATGCCCCACACTTTACTACCCACCAAAAGATCTCTGCCTTTTATCTGAAGGGAAAAACGAAAAGCAAAAGCGAAATCCTAGGAGAAGATGGGGGGGTTTTCGATGTTCTCTCCGTCGGTCGGAGTCTGTGTGCCAGGGCAGGGCTGAGGTATTCGAGTCAGACACGGTGTTGGGCTGCAGCAGGAGCCCACGTGCTGTTCATTGATGTCACCGTTTCGGCTCCACTGGTCAACCAAGTTTAGCCATTCTAAAATCTAGAGTACGATTCCAACAAACAACCACaggaattattttatatgtgaaaCGTGGATTCATTAATAATGTGAAATTTAAGGTTAACTAGTATGATTTTGGGAGACCGCTACTAGTTAATAGTGTTGACCGGGGTCTTTGATCGTTTCAGATTATAAAGGTTAGAGCCATCCAGTTCGTGTattccaatatttttaagtcGGTTAATAAGATACCGAGttcatgaatttaaaattatataaataatgtgtATATGATAAAACATATTGATATTTgtgaattatattataaatttgaataatacgACATGCTTAGTTATCTATGAATTGGGTTTATATTTTCCGATAAATTGGGTCAAGTATGGTTGACTGGCATAAAAACATgcactcaaatatttttaggatatggtgaaattataatataaactcttgaaattttgataaaattagatttaatttctGTTAGACAAACCAACATTATTCCTTTTTATATTgacactacaaaaatatacaattgtttttttcatattatgcTGCAAACTGCAAagattattacataataagaTTATATGTCCCTATGAAATGGGAAATGAGCAAAAACTCTTCtgataatttgctttattttttaaaatacaaaaaaataattgttattatttttttacaagaatattttttctttattcgtCGTATTACAGAGGGTAAATGGTACTTTttactatgaaaaaaaatataaactaaagtCGGGCCATGaccaaatttattgtatatatatttattcgtGGAATCAAACTAAAAGAAACTAAATTTCTAGGCTTGCCCAGAATATAATGTTCGTTCTCTAAAAAGAAGCTCTAATCATGAAATGTTTAATTAACTGATGCAGCAACgtaatttctaatttatattttataataatctgGGTCCCCCAAACGTGTTCTAATCACTCCGTTCATCATTTCAACCACTGATTTGCATCTTTATCCGATTAACGCTTTTAATTGTCGTTTTAATTATGTTGACAACTATGTATGATGAGATCTATCTACTCATCatccatataattaatttatttccatgCTTTATTACGCCTGTCATTATTACTAGTTTCGTACATCTTAAGTCTACTAGacgaattattaaataaataattataaagattataaataatattgatggaGGATTAAGAGATTTGGGTCGAAAAATGGCAAAATTGCCCTCAAAATAAGtctttatttcataaatatatccaAAGATCCGCGAATCAACATATTGAGTCGGATCTCAAGTAACGACCTGGATCCGCGACCTAACCCAAAAAACTTGCCTATTGATGACGTCGGGTCGAATCATGGGTCCTGACCCGGATCACGACCCGTGCCTGTAGACCGTTGATCTATATGACATGATTGGGCTAAGATGACGACACGTGACAGAGTACGAGTGGATCTTTCAAGCATGCAAGTGGACTCATTCAGACACTATAAATACCCTATATTTAGTCTATTTATGGTAAGATATTATTGTACCCATAACCCACTTTAGGTTGCTTTGAGTTTGTATCTTGATTTACTTGTTTTATCTCGAATACTTCACCGACTTGAATATCGAAGGATTTTGGTTGAGATCCACACAACGAGCCCAACCATCTGCCATCTTCTCTTGGATTCCCTATCCTTTTGAGGGCATAAGGTAGCTAACGATCAATGACCCGgatcaaatataatcaattgtgGTTAAAGGAGCTTTAgaaatatcattttcataatGATGTGAGGTGAGGTTAATTAAGGTAGAAGTCGTGTTTCCACTAACTTTGCTTTTGTTAGGTGACTTGTTttgaatttgagtttgaaAGATGACATGCCATGTTAATATTGAAACATGTCAAacttttaatgtattttatgttacaatcagaaataaaagattaacaattagattttcatataaaacataatttaaaatgagtCCATCTTGTCAATATTCACAttaaaacaaaacagaaaaaataaatataatttatgggAAAAATTCATCTCCTCATATTATCGTAGGatttatcatatcaattttaaaataactatatattgAGCATCGTTTTTAgtcaaattataaatgtgtgtaaaaatataaaaatatttttttttttacatggtTTGTAGAATTTGTATACATTGACAGTTGCTCAAGGTCAATTCTTTTATTGAGTAGAAGTACAAcgagttttataaaattggacataattataaatatttttttgttatctaaaaaatcatcaatattCTCCTGGTTTTTAGCagtcttttaataattagacTTCATTAGATTTCATCCATTTGTTGTGATTAATTGGCCAAAATGTCCCAACGGactatgaattaatttcacttatttttttaaaattttatgaatatttcttATGGATTaagagtattttttaaaaattcttttcttttgcattCACCTCGTCcgactttttaatattttttaaatttatttaaaaaaataatgaaagggcaaagttgacaattttagaCCTTCATTAGAGGATtacaaatttcattaaatattgaaagaaatttgtatatttttaaacaataagaagatattcataattacgtcaatcattatacatatgagttttgtataatttactttttttttatttaaaaattttgatatgaGGTCGTTGAGCTTGAATATAACGCGGACAGGCTCAAACCTTCAGAATTAAGATCCACTATTAATCagtaattttttgtgtttttagaTGGTGCTAATACAAAACatggtttaaaaattatcattgatAATtctattatacaaaaaaaataaaataattgctaatgatgaaattattacattaaattacTATGGGGATAGCATAGAAATAAATTCCTGAAAGGGCTAAAAGAGAATTACTATAATATCTCGCAAGAAAGTGACTGTAAACGTAAAAGAAATTCCATCAACTTAGCCAACTTCATCCTTTAATTATCTATACCAATATAAACACGAAAGAGGGTTTATACTTACACATGGTGGTTAATGGCTTCGTCGtaccaatattttataaagtaaaaaatgtccCTCAACTAATAAGGTAATTAACTTATTCgaccttttaaattatacattaactaataaattatttttcttttttttattttattttttttagtgtgaCGTATTGATTTGcatattttgatcttatttacactatttttaaaatataaaaaattatttattagatgcaTGCAGGAATGACATGCCACAacgattaattataaaaaataaaaaataaaataatgacaCGTGGTTCGCAAAAATATATCATGAAGTGGGCATTTTTAAGAAAGCCCAATAAGTGATCCTTTACTATTTGGGCCTTAGCCCAGCTTATATTGGGTCGAGGCCCAACCTCTCAACTATCAGGCCAGCAAGAGCACGAGCATTGTTAGTCAATTTTCAAACATGCATGGAAGCCCACATTTCTCTAATCCCTCTATACTTACTTTTACAGACcaacaaaaaaagagtaaatatttaattttaaaataaatataaaatacaatattattttgttaaattggaGGTTAAGATTTGTTGCAGAAGAGGAATTTGTATATTATTGCAACAGTGATTGGGTTGTGTAAGATAAATTGCCCAgacctaatatatataattaaaacgatgaataaataaagtaGCAGATTGGGATGATGAAATTTATACTCAAAAAATGAGTTGTATCTCAAAACTCATGTCAACTTGTacacattataatttatcataaactaaagaaaacaaaaaatagttacaTGATTGGAAGTTAGAAGCTAACGAAGTCATGTTGTCTTGAGGACGACAGTGGTGGAAACTGGAAAGAAGGACCCTCAATTCAACTGCAACTCTGCTCCATAATagtaaagtataataataGTCAAAACATTCTGCTTCCACTCCCACTTAGTCGTCTCCTCTTTTTCTCAGAACCTGCTGCCGCCTCCACTCTTCTATCTCCATTCTTGATTCTGCTGCTAAATGAAACAACCGTTTACTCTTCTTCATCAATTGCAATTTGCATCACCGCATAATATACCTCGTAGATGTGTcgtttcatttttcttcttctgttcTTGCTCTCACTTTCCCAACTGTTAATCGCTCTCTCTCCCCGCCGGACCCTCCTCCAGAATGCTACCGTTTCTTCCCCCTGCCCCCTGAAATTTGACGTCTTGCGGCGGTTGGCCCCCGACTCCAAGCGTCCGAATTTGGACACCCGCTCCGAGTGTCAGTACATTCGCCAAGGCCTCCGTCTTGTTCAATCCGAGTATCTTCGTCTCACCAACTCGTTCCTTCCCCCCTTCGAGTCGGCTGAGTCTTGCTGGGATGCTTACGAGTCGCTGGTCAACGAATATGTCTCCAATTTCAACATCCGCAGCCGCTGCGGCTTCCAGACGCCGTGGATCGCCCGCGGTTGCATGAACATCACGACTCGCTCGGAGTTCGAGGCCGCCGTCCCGCCATCCGCCCTCGACGAAGTCGCCGCCGCCTGCAACCAGTCCCTCCTCAACAGCTCCCCCTGTGCCTCGTGTACCACTTCGCTTTCCAGCATCCAGGCGTCTTATCTCCCCGGGCCCTCAATTGGGAACGTCTCCGATTGTACTGCTTACCCCTTTATCTATGCCGCTGCTTTTAGCAATCATTTCGGGCCCACCGATGAAGGTACGGCCAAGTGCTTGTTTAATCTCGATTTCACGTCGTCTAATTCTAGtggcaagaaaaagaagaagattgtGATTGCTGTCGTTGTGGTGATCTGTGGTGTGGTTTTGCTTCTGGGCTTTTCTGGTTTCTGGTTGTTACGGCGGAGAAGGGCTAGAATTTCGAGACGGAAGTGGAATAACATGAGAAGTGATACTAATGTGAGTTCTGGGCTGGAGTCAATTAGCGCGAGTACAACGTTAATTAGGTTCACGTTCGATGAAATTAGGGCTGCGACCAAGAATTTCTCGAGAGAGAATATAATCGGGAAAGGAGGGTATGGTAATGTGTACAAGGGTGTTTTGCCGGATGGGTCTGAAGTAGCCTTGAAGAGGTTCAAGAATTGTTCGGCTGCTGGAGATGCTAGTTTTACACATGAAGTAGAAGTCATCGCAAGTGTTAGACATGTAAATTTAGTTGCTTTGAGAGGGTATTGCACAGCAACGACCCCTCTAGAAGGTCACCAGAGGATCATTGTGTGTGATTTGATGAAGAATGGGAGTGTCCACGATCATTTGTTTGGGGTGATGGGCAAGAAATTGAGTTGGCCTACACGCCAGAAGATAGCACTTGGAACGGCTCGGGGGCTAGCTTATTTGCATTATGGCGCTCAGCCGGCGATTATTCACAGAGACATTAAGGCTAGCAATATTCTCTTGGATGAGAAGTTTGAGCCTAAAGTAGCGGATTTTGGTTTGGCAAAGTTTACTCCTGAGGGAACGACACACTTGAGCACTAGAGTTGCTGGGACGATGGGATATGTGGCGCCCGAGTATGCATTATATGGACAGTTGACTGAGAGGAGTGATGTTTATAGCTTTGGGGTTGTTCTTCTTGAGCTGTTGAGCGGCAAGAAAGCTCTTATTGCTGTTAACGACGGGCAACCAACTCTAGTGGCGGATTGGGCTTGGTCGTTGGTTAGAAAAGGGCGAGCAATGGATGTGGTTGAAGAGGGTATGCCGGATTTGGGTACCCCAGAGGTGGTGGAGAAGTATGTTTTGGTGGCTGTTCTGTGCTCGCACCCACAACTCTATGCTAGGCCGACAATGGACCAGGTGGTTAAGATGCTGGACATGGACGTGCCTGTTCCATCA includes:
- the LOC105163211 gene encoding receptor-like cytosolic serine/threonine-protein kinase RBK2; the encoded protein is MEKEKEKEKTNVYSPDTVLEDFLRTAESETDSSKASTSESEAVDPKPASRWAVFFQLLRFKSKRKLATLHPLNALSLSKRFSGSMREEVCSVSNPLIDADLNYFKPQWKNFSFSELQTATSNFCQGYLIGKGGYAEVYRGRLRGGQLVAIKRLMKGPMEERIGDFLSELGIMAHVNHPNTAKVIGYGVEGGMYLVLEFSPIGSLASMLHSSRDKVEWDIRYKVAVGTAKGLLYLHEGCQRRIIHRDIKAANILLTEDFEPQICDFGLAKWLPDLWTHLTVSKFEGTFGYLAPEFLMHGIVDEKTDVFAFGVLLLELITGRRALDYSQQSLVMWAKPLLKKNKISELIDPSLAEAYNPMQMNLMILAASLCVQQSSIKRPRMSQVLLLLRGSCGSSDIIKKCKKLSSWKKYYKELFSAEKYSFGRGVGVGGLTLQTQMAIEA
- the LOC105163212 gene encoding probable LRR receptor-like serine/threonine-protein kinase RKF3; amino-acid sequence: MCRFIFLLLFLLSLSQLLIALSPRRTLLQNATVSSPCPLKFDVLRRLAPDSKRPNLDTRSECQYIRQGLRLVQSEYLRLTNSFLPPFESAESCWDAYESLVNEYVSNFNIRSRCGFQTPWIARGCMNITTRSEFEAAVPPSALDEVAAACNQSLLNSSPCASCTTSLSSIQASYLPGPSIGNVSDCTAYPFIYAAAFSNHFGPTDEGTAKCLFNLDFTSSNSSGKKKKKIVIAVVVVICGVVLLLGFSGFWLLRRRRARISRRKWNNMRSDTNVSSGLESISASTTLIRFTFDEIRAATKNFSRENIIGKGGYGNVYKGVLPDGSEVALKRFKNCSAAGDASFTHEVEVIASVRHVNLVALRGYCTATTPLEGHQRIIVCDLMKNGSVHDHLFGVMGKKLSWPTRQKIALGTARGLAYLHYGAQPAIIHRDIKASNILLDEKFEPKVADFGLAKFTPEGTTHLSTRVAGTMGYVAPEYALYGQLTERSDVYSFGVVLLELLSGKKALIAVNDGQPTLVADWAWSLVRKGRAMDVVEEGMPDLGTPEVVEKYVLVAVLCSHPQLYARPTMDQVVKMLDMDVPVPSIPERPLSLIANIDDIERSVSSSGSGHLSTPAGYQPYTFEEQDLSER